A DNA window from Candidatus Omnitrophota bacterium contains the following coding sequences:
- the pelF gene encoding GT4 family glycosyltransferase PelF encodes MNVLQILPELNVGGVERGTVDLVKHLVKLGHKAVVVSNGGSLVRDIEALGAKHYQLPVHRKSIINLVKLIPLLVDIIRKEEIDIVHGRSRMPAWIAYFACRRTKAVFITTCHGYYSKHLFSHVMGWAKRVIVPSNVIARHMIEDFGVPRERIRLVARSVDLDTFKYSAPNRRKPGEFHVGIIGRLTPIKGHLPFIKAMSRVARENERFKIWIVGDAPASKAAYKEQIRVLVKRLGLWHCTEFLGTQKNIPEILSHLDLLVLATTTQEAFGRVIIEAQAAGVPVVATAVGGVVDIIENGKTGLIVPPADPQAMSEAILKIMQNKDLAQEMAENAYKKVKDEYNLELMVSNTIDVYKEALDNFRVLAIKFSALGDVILSTAALRAIRERLVGEYKISFLVGNECKDILLRSPYIDELLVCDFKNKDSGLFGFLKLGRELRKKDFDAVIDLQNNRKSHILSFLTMAPERYGYDVKWGGLLNHRIDNDAVDLAPVDHQFRILKMLGIELKDRRLELWPTPSDRSYVDEFLKSQWLSDNQKMVGINISASKRWITKLWPGQHIIRLAEELNRRDIRVVFTGTSEDLATAEKLSSAMPKVKPINACAKMTVNQLACLIKRCGVYISADSAPLHIAASQGTAIVALFGPTDPVRHMPAAGNALVIRKELACSPCYKPKCRSVKCMKLISPEEVFAAVIKLLK; translated from the coding sequence ATGAACGTATTGCAGATACTTCCGGAATTGAATGTCGGCGGGGTAGAGCGCGGGACAGTGGATTTGGTCAAGCATTTGGTCAAGCTTGGGCATAAAGCCGTAGTGGTCTCCAACGGAGGGAGCCTGGTCCGCGATATCGAGGCGTTGGGTGCGAAGCATTATCAGCTTCCGGTGCACCGTAAATCCATAATAAACCTGGTCAAGCTTATTCCTCTGCTGGTTGATATAATCCGGAAGGAAGAGATCGACATAGTCCACGGCCGTTCGCGCATGCCTGCCTGGATCGCGTATTTCGCCTGCCGCAGGACAAAGGCTGTTTTTATCACCACCTGCCATGGCTATTACAGTAAACATTTATTCAGTCATGTGATGGGTTGGGCAAAGCGGGTGATCGTTCCCAGCAACGTGATCGCCAGGCATATGATCGAGGATTTCGGCGTGCCGCGGGAAAGGATCCGGCTGGTAGCGCGCAGCGTGGATTTGGATACGTTTAAATACAGCGCTCCGAACAGAAGAAAACCCGGGGAATTCCATGTCGGCATAATCGGCCGGCTTACTCCGATCAAAGGCCATCTGCCTTTTATTAAAGCTATGTCCAGGGTAGCCCGGGAGAACGAACGTTTTAAGATATGGATAGTCGGGGACGCCCCGGCGTCAAAAGCCGCCTATAAAGAACAGATCAGGGTTCTGGTAAAGAGGCTGGGACTTTGGCATTGCACGGAATTCCTGGGGACCCAGAAAAATATCCCGGAGATACTTTCGCATTTGGACCTGTTGGTCCTGGCTACCACTACCCAGGAGGCCTTCGGCAGGGTGATCATTGAAGCTCAGGCAGCCGGCGTGCCGGTAGTGGCTACGGCAGTAGGCGGCGTTGTGGACATTATTGAGAACGGAAAGACCGGTTTGATCGTTCCGCCTGCCGATCCCCAGGCTATGTCCGAGGCAATACTAAAGATAATGCAGAATAAAGACCTGGCGCAGGAGATGGCTGAGAATGCCTACAAGAAAGTCAAAGATGAATATAATCTGGAACTGATGGTTTCCAATACCATTGATGTGTATAAAGAGGCCTTGGATAATTTTCGGGTACTGGCGATAAAATTCAGCGCGCTGGGCGATGTGATCCTCTCGACGGCCGCCTTGAGGGCGATACGGGAAAGGCTGGTGGGGGAATATAAGATAAGTTTTCTTGTCGGAAATGAATGCAAGGATATCCTTTTGCGCAGCCCGTACATCGACGAGTTGCTGGTCTGCGATTTCAAGAACAAGGACAGCGGGCTGTTCGGGTTCCTTAAACTGGGCAGAGAGTTAAGAAAAAAGGATTTCGACGCGGTCATCGACCTGCAGAATAACCGAAAGAGCCATATCTTAAGTTTTTTGACAATGGCCCCGGAGCGTTACGGCTATGATGTTAAGTGGGGGGGGCTGCTTAATCACCGCATAGATAATGATGCGGTCGATCTGGCGCCCGTTGATCATCAGTTCAGGATACTGAAAATGCTGGGTATCGAATTAAAGGACCGCCGCCTGGAATTGTGGCCCACTCCTTCAGATCGTAGTTATGTTGATGAATTCCTGAAGTCGCAGTGGCTGTCCGATAATCAAAAGATGGTCGGCATTAATATCAGCGCCAGTAAAAGATGGATAACCAAGCTTTGGCCGGGACAGCATATAATCCGTTTGGCGGAAGAGTTGAACCGCAGGGATATCCGGGTGGTTTTTACCGGGACAAGCGAAGATCTGGCCACGGCGGAAAAGTTATCAAGCGCGATGCCTAAGGTCAAACCTATCAATGCCTGCGCTAAGATGACGGTCAATCAACTGGCCTGTTTGATCAAGCGCTGCGGGGTGTATATCTCCGCTGATTCCGCGCCTTTGCATATTGCAGCCAGCCAGGGCACTGCGATCGTCGCTTTATTCGGGCCTACCGACCCTGTCCGGCATATGCCCGCGGCGGGGAACGCGCTGGTGATCAGGAAAGAACTAGCCTGCAGCCCGTGTTATAAACCAAAATGCCGCAGCGTCAAGTGTATGAAGCTGATCAGTCCGGAAGAAGTGTTTGCGGCGGTAATTAAGTTATTGAAATGA
- a CDS encoding glycosyltransferase family 4 protein — protein sequence MNILFLNNHLNVGGITSYLLSLSRGLKERGHKVYIASSPGDCLTRFTEQGIVYVPIPIRTKSELNVLKMGMSLFRLIRAVKEKGIDVVHSNTRVTQVLGTWLSRCTGKPHITTWHGFFKNRLSRKVFPCKAMATIAISESVRDHLINDFGYDQAGLRLVYNGIDTEKLKLQDFKSRKDVKREFGLKDGPVVGIVARLSEVKGQAYLIRAMKLALNKVPDAQLFIVGEGRTEKGLKRLVREQGMSDSVVFLAKSQNIPQVLYVMDVFVMPSLNEGLGLGLMEAMAWAKPVIGSRVGGILNLVSHGQNGLLVNPADVPGLCSAIVELINDPVKASSLGNNARIFVNQRFSMEKMVVETERIYQECVDKKD from the coding sequence ATGAACATTCTTTTTCTGAATAATCACCTGAACGTAGGAGGGATCACCAGTTATCTTTTATCCCTCAGCCGCGGATTGAAAGAAAGGGGCCATAAGGTATATATTGCCTCAAGCCCCGGCGACTGCCTGACCCGTTTTACCGAGCAGGGGATAGTTTATGTCCCCATACCTATCCGGACAAAATCCGAATTGAATGTCCTTAAGATGGGAATGAGCCTGTTCAGGTTGATCCGCGCGGTCAAGGAGAAAGGAATAGATGTGGTGCATTCCAATACCCGGGTTACTCAGGTATTGGGAACTTGGCTTAGCCGCTGCACAGGTAAGCCGCATATCACCACCTGGCACGGTTTTTTCAAGAACAGGTTATCCCGGAAGGTTTTTCCCTGTAAGGCTATGGCGACCATAGCTATAAGCGAATCCGTGCGCGACCATCTGATCAATGATTTTGGATATGACCAGGCAGGCCTTAGGCTTGTATATAACGGCATCGACACTGAGAAATTGAAGCTTCAGGATTTCAAGAGCCGCAAAGACGTTAAAAGAGAATTTGGATTAAAGGACGGTCCGGTAGTGGGGATCGTGGCCAGGCTTTCCGAGGTAAAGGGCCAGGCCTACCTTATCCGTGCGATGAAACTGGCGTTGAACAAGGTCCCTGACGCCCAGCTTTTTATAGTCGGAGAAGGAAGGACCGAGAAAGGGTTAAAAAGGCTTGTTCGCGAACAGGGGATGTCCGACAGCGTTGTTTTTCTGGCTAAATCCCAGAATATTCCGCAGGTTTTGTATGTAATGGATGTTTTTGTGATGCCGTCCTTGAACGAAGGGCTGGGCCTTGGGTTGATGGAGGCAATGGCCTGGGCTAAGCCGGTTATCGGCTCAAGGGTCGGGGGGATATTAAACCTGGTCTCCCACGGCCAGAACGGATTGCTGGTCAACCCCGCGGATGTCCCTGGATTGTGCTCGGCGATAGTGGAATTAATTAATGATCCGGTCAAGGCTTCCAGCTTGGGCAATAACGCCAGGATATTCGTTAATCAGCGATTTTCAATGGAAAAGATGGTTGTGGAGACAGAAAGGATATACCAGGAATGCGTAGACAAAAAAGATTAG
- a CDS encoding polysaccharide deacetylase family protein, with the protein MRRQKRLAVISGIVALVFIVAAGFIRQQYLLPIAMYHSISQSVPEGNRLIVSVKTFDRQMEFLKTHKYNVISLEEAGDLIKNRKKAPARTLVLTFDDGYKDNYTYAFPILKKYNLPATIFIIVNEVGRPDRLSWDQMKEMQDSGLVTFGSHTLSHPFLECVEDDQKLLEEIESSRRILQEKLASPVNTFSYPCGRLNARVRECAVNAGYKAAVATNPGKKMANDDVFALKRLRISENAANLFVFWAETSGYYNFIRENRHK; encoded by the coding sequence ATGCGTAGACAAAAAAGATTAGCGGTTATTTCAGGTATTGTCGCGCTGGTTTTTATCGTAGCCGCGGGGTTTATCCGGCAGCAATACCTTTTGCCCATAGCAATGTACCATTCAATATCCCAGAGCGTGCCAGAGGGGAACCGTTTGATTGTTTCGGTTAAGACATTTGACAGGCAAATGGAGTTCTTAAAAACGCATAAGTATAACGTGATCTCTCTGGAGGAAGCGGGGGATTTGATCAAAAACAGAAAAAAAGCCCCTGCCCGGACCTTGGTTTTGACCTTTGATGACGGGTATAAGGATAATTACACCTATGCCTTTCCCATATTGAAGAAATATAACCTTCCGGCTACAATATTCATAATAGTCAATGAGGTGGGAAGGCCTGACCGGCTTAGCTGGGACCAGATGAAGGAGATGCAGGATTCCGGTTTGGTTACTTTCGGCAGCCACACGCTGTCGCATCCTTTTCTTGAATGCGTGGAAGACGATCAGAAATTGCTTGAAGAAATTGAAAGTTCGCGCAGGATACTCCAGGAAAAACTGGCAAGCCCGGTGAATACATTCTCGTATCCCTGCGGCAGATTGAACGCCAGGGTCAGGGAATGCGCGGTCAATGCCGGGTATAAGGCGGCGGTAGCTACCAACCCCGGAAAGAAGATGGCTAATGACGATGTTTTTGCCCTGAAGCGCCTTAGGATATCCGAGAACGCGGCGAACCTTTTTGTTTTCTGGGCGGAGACCAGCGGGTATTACAATTTTATCCGCGAGAATAGGCATAAATAA
- the waaF gene encoding lipopolysaccharide heptosyltransferase II, with product MKNKEKILIFNVNWLGDVLFSTAVIRNIRYNYPDSFIACVIPGRCQSVLEGNPYLDEVIIFDEKKEHKGVLAKIKFVAYLRGKKFDRIFLLHRSFSRLLIAFLAGIPRRIGYYTAKRGFLLTQKITPPDINSMHRIDYYLNVIGKSGLEVKDRFTDFFVSEKDLLRVKELLAGYGLTDKDLLVGINPGGNWGPKRWPKEYFSCLADRLIEELSARVLITGSQKDLALAEEIRSKMKNKPVIVCGQLSIKQFAGLAKRLDLFISADSGPLHIANAAGAKKIIGLFGPTDTKITGPYPPDNAVILQINAGCVIPCYKVDCRDNRCMKALTPDMVISRVMEIFPAP from the coding sequence ATGAAGAATAAAGAAAAAATACTGATATTCAACGTCAACTGGCTGGGGGATGTCCTTTTCTCCACCGCGGTCATCCGGAACATTCGTTATAATTACCCGGATAGTTTCATAGCCTGCGTTATTCCCGGCAGATGTCAGTCTGTTTTAGAAGGCAATCCATACCTCGATGAGGTAATTATTTTCGATGAGAAAAAAGAGCACAAAGGGGTCTTGGCTAAAATAAAATTTGTCGCTTACTTGAGGGGTAAGAAATTCGACAGGATATTCCTTTTGCACCGGTCATTCAGCCGGCTGCTTATCGCGTTCCTGGCCGGGATACCCCGGCGCATCGGTTATTACACCGCTAAACGCGGCTTCCTTCTGACCCAAAAAATAACGCCGCCGGATATAAACAGCATGCACCGCATAGATTATTATTTAAATGTGATCGGGAAGTCGGGGCTGGAAGTCAAGGACCGGTTCACCGACTTCTTTGTCAGCGAAAAGGACCTGTTGCGGGTTAAAGAATTATTAGCCGGTTATGGCTTGACTGACAAGGACCTTTTGGTAGGGATAAACCCCGGAGGTAACTGGGGCCCTAAACGCTGGCCAAAAGAATATTTCAGTTGTTTAGCCGACCGGTTGATCGAAGAATTATCCGCGAGGGTGCTTATTACCGGCAGCCAGAAGGATCTCGCTTTGGCTGAGGAGATCCGCTCAAAGATGAAGAATAAGCCGGTTATAGTCTGCGGCCAATTAAGCATCAAGCAGTTCGCCGGCCTGGCGAAAAGGCTGGATTTGTTTATCAGCGCTGATTCCGGCCCTTTGCATATCGCCAACGCCGCAGGCGCGAAGAAAATTATAGGCCTTTTTGGCCCCACCGATACCAAAATAACCGGGCCTTATCCGCCGGATAACGCGGTCATTTTGCAAATAAATGCAGGATGCGTTATACCTTGTTACAAAGTTGATTGTAGGGATAACCGCTGTATGAAGGCCCTCACTCCGGATATGGTGATCTCCCGGGTAATGGAGATATTCCCGGCTCCTTAA